The following proteins come from a genomic window of Thiothrix unzii:
- the selD gene encoding selenide, water dikinase SelD translates to MNNAPIRMTEYSHGSGCGCKIAPAVLDVILHSTLPPDVCDALLVGNSSRDDAAVYDLGNGTAVISTTDFFMPIVDDPFTFGRIAATNAISDIYAMGGKPLMAIAIFGWPLDKLPPEVGREVVEGGRKACQDAGIPLAGGHSIDAPEPIFGLAVTGIVPTAHLKQNSTATAGCQLYLTKPLGIGILTTAQKRKVLLPEHSNLAIEVMCQMNSLGAELGQLSGVTALTDVTGFGLGGHLREMCEGSQLQAVIQFDQVPVLPHIPQYLELDCSPGGAKRNFDSYGYALGAMTERQRQIVCDPQTSGGLLVAVEPAGEAAFLQVCAAAGMTLQPIGYLRAPIAGEALITVV, encoded by the coding sequence ATGAACAACGCACCTATTCGCATGACTGAATACAGCCACGGCTCCGGTTGTGGTTGCAAAATCGCTCCGGCAGTACTGGATGTCATTTTACACAGCACGTTACCCCCGGATGTGTGCGATGCATTGCTGGTCGGGAACAGTTCGCGTGACGATGCGGCGGTTTACGATTTGGGCAATGGCACGGCGGTGATTAGCACTACCGATTTTTTCATGCCGATTGTGGATGATCCGTTTACGTTTGGGCGGATTGCGGCAACCAATGCGATTAGCGATATTTACGCAATGGGTGGCAAACCGTTGATGGCGATTGCGATTTTTGGTTGGCCTTTGGATAAATTGCCACCGGAAGTTGGGCGTGAAGTGGTCGAAGGCGGGCGTAAAGCGTGTCAGGATGCGGGCATTCCATTAGCCGGTGGGCATAGCATTGACGCACCCGAACCGATTTTTGGTTTAGCCGTTACTGGCATTGTGCCAACCGCGCACCTTAAGCAAAACAGTACCGCCACCGCCGGTTGCCAATTGTACCTAACCAAACCGTTGGGCATTGGTATTTTGACCACGGCGCAAAAACGCAAAGTATTATTACCCGAACACAGCAACCTTGCGATTGAGGTGATGTGCCAGATGAACTCACTGGGCGCGGAACTGGGGCAGTTGTCCGGGGTAACCGCATTAACGGATGTGACGGGCTTTGGTTTGGGCGGGCATTTGCGCGAAATGTGCGAAGGCAGCCAGTTGCAGGCGGTGATTCAGTTCGATCAAGTGCCGGTGTTGCCGCATATTCCGCAATACTTGGAGCTGGATTGTTCACCGGGTGGGGCAAAGCGCAATTTTGACAGTTACGGTTATGCCTTGGGTGCGATGACTGAGCGGCAACGTCAGATTGTCTGTGACCCGCAAACCAGTGGTGGTTTATTGGTGGCAGTGGAACCGGCGGGGGAGGCGGCATTTTTGCAAGTGTGCGCTGCTGCGGGGATGACGCTGCAACCGATCGGTTATTTGCGTGCGCCAATCGCGGGTGAAGCCTTGATCACGGTAGTTTAA
- a CDS encoding riboflavin synthase: protein MFTGIIEAIGTIRDMQPKGGDLRLTLAVGKLDMSDVALGDSIAVNGVCLTAIAFDSSSFSADVSRETLSLTSLGNLSRGSKVNLEKALTLQTRLGGHLVSGHVDGLGEVVSRHDDGRSVRFTIRAPDALAKYIAAKGSITVDGTSLTVNKVDGSNFELNIVPHTLDETIIADYRSGSKVNLEVDVIARYLERLLLGEKAAHSTATSGLTESFLAEHGFIK from the coding sequence ATGTTTACCGGAATCATCGAAGCCATCGGCACTATCCGCGATATGCAACCCAAAGGTGGCGACCTGCGTTTAACTCTTGCTGTTGGCAAGTTAGACATGAGCGACGTAGCCCTTGGCGACAGTATCGCGGTCAATGGCGTATGTCTGACGGCTATTGCCTTCGACAGCAGCAGCTTTAGTGCTGACGTTTCGCGCGAAACCTTGTCGTTAACCAGCCTTGGTAATCTCAGCCGGGGTTCTAAGGTGAATCTGGAAAAAGCCTTGACCCTGCAAACTCGCCTCGGTGGGCATTTAGTCAGCGGTCATGTCGACGGTTTGGGTGAAGTGGTGAGTCGTCATGATGACGGGCGTTCGGTGCGTTTTACGATTCGCGCCCCGGATGCATTAGCCAAATACATTGCTGCGAAGGGTTCGATTACCGTGGATGGCACGAGCCTTACCGTCAATAAGGTCGATGGCAGTAACTTTGAACTCAATATTGTGCCGCACACCCTTGATGAAACCATCATCGCCGATTACCGCAGTGGCTCAAAAGTGAATCTGGAAGTGGATGTGATTGCACGTTACCTTGAGCGGTTATTGCTGGGTGAAAAAGCTGCGCACTCCACGGCAACCAGCGGTCTTACGGAAAGTTTTCTGGCTGAACACGGGTTTATTAAATGA
- a CDS encoding DNA-methyltransferase, with the protein MSVVTMTQLHLDMMSPSLACEAVEQVDIVPVIQGFQCQYAHSSGVLYQGNSIDWLASLADSSVDLVFADPPYNIKKADWDNFESQEYYIDWSMQWIQQAARALKPTGSLYICGFSEILADLKHPASRYFKQCRWLIWHYKNKANLGNDWGRAHESILHFRKSEAVKLNVDDVRIPYGAHTLKYPSHPQADTSAYGKGGNKSRDNWMPHPKGAKPKDVIDIPTTCNGMGESTPHPTQKPEELVRKFVLASSNAGDLVIDPFSGSGTTVVVAEQLGRRWMGCDLNPEYNQWAIKRLENVRSMSKDEWIAFDRKNAERRESIR; encoded by the coding sequence ATGTCAGTCGTAACTATGACCCAGCTTCACTTAGATATGATGTCTCCGAGCCTTGCCTGCGAAGCAGTTGAGCAGGTCGACATTGTGCCTGTTATTCAAGGGTTTCAGTGTCAGTATGCGCATTCCAGCGGGGTGTTGTATCAGGGGAACTCCATTGACTGGCTCGCTTCGCTTGCGGATAGCTCTGTCGATTTGGTTTTTGCTGACCCACCCTACAACATCAAAAAAGCGGATTGGGATAATTTTGAGAGTCAAGAGTATTACATTGATTGGTCAATGCAATGGATACAACAAGCAGCACGGGCTTTGAAACCGACAGGTTCATTGTACATTTGCGGGTTTTCCGAGATATTAGCTGATTTGAAACATCCCGCGTCGCGCTATTTTAAACAGTGCCGTTGGTTGATTTGGCACTATAAAAACAAAGCCAACTTAGGAAATGATTGGGGTAGGGCGCATGAAAGCATCCTTCATTTTCGCAAGTCGGAAGCGGTAAAACTCAATGTTGATGATGTGCGCATTCCTTATGGGGCGCATACTCTGAAATACCCATCACATCCTCAAGCAGATACCAGTGCTTATGGTAAGGGGGGTAATAAATCCCGTGATAATTGGATGCCTCATCCCAAGGGTGCGAAACCAAAAGATGTGATTGATATTCCGACCACGTGTAATGGTATGGGTGAAAGTACGCCGCATCCCACTCAAAAGCCAGAGGAGCTGGTGCGTAAGTTTGTACTGGCTTCATCTAATGCAGGGGATTTAGTGATTGATCCATTTTCTGGTTCAGGAACGACCGTTGTGGTGGCTGAACAATTAGGGAGACGTTGGATGGGATGTGATTTAAATCCCGAATACAATCAGTGGGCTATTAAGCGACTGGAAAATGTGCGCAGTATGAGCAAAGACGAATGGATCGCTTTTGATCGCAAAAACGCTGAACGTAGGGAGTCCATCCGTTGA
- the ribD gene encoding bifunctional diaminohydroxyphosphoribosylaminopyrimidine deaminase/5-amino-6-(5-phosphoribosylamino)uracil reductase RibD codes for MTFTADDHRYMARALQLARHGLYTTHPNPRVGCVIVRHGQIVGEGWHAKAGEAHAEIHALRTAGEAARGADVYVTLEPCSHFGRTPPCANALIQVGVARVVAAMVDPNPLVAGNGLALLQQAGIATASGLLENDARALNPGFITRMALNRPYLRLKMAMSLDGRTAMESGESVWITGEAARHDVQFWRAQAGAILTGIGTVLADDPSLNVRLTAQELGIDGEVRQPVRVVLDSALRFPLTAQMLRLPGQILIYTCNNDAAKIAQLAQFGVKVRCFNGDKLALTQVMAALVEDGITEVHVEAGATLTGALVAQGFADEMVIYLAAHLMGSRARALFDLPHLAHMHERIKLEIRDIRAVGQDWRIIARTSPCQS; via the coding sequence ATGACTTTTACCGCTGACGACCACCGTTACATGGCTCGCGCTTTGCAATTAGCGCGGCACGGTTTATATACCACCCACCCTAATCCTCGCGTTGGCTGCGTTATTGTGCGGCACGGGCAAATTGTCGGCGAAGGTTGGCACGCCAAAGCGGGGGAAGCACACGCTGAAATTCACGCGCTACGCACGGCTGGCGAGGCGGCACGCGGCGCGGATGTCTATGTCACTTTAGAACCGTGTTCCCATTTTGGACGCACTCCGCCGTGTGCTAATGCCTTGATTCAAGTCGGTGTTGCGCGGGTCGTGGCAGCAATGGTTGACCCCAATCCGCTGGTGGCTGGCAACGGTTTAGCCTTGTTACAACAAGCAGGCATCGCTACCGCATCGGGATTGTTGGAAAACGATGCGCGGGCGTTAAACCCCGGTTTTATTACCCGTATGGCCTTGAATCGCCCGTATTTGCGCTTGAAAATGGCGATGAGTTTGGATGGGCGCACCGCGATGGAATCCGGCGAAAGCGTGTGGATTACCGGCGAAGCTGCACGCCATGATGTGCAATTCTGGCGGGCGCAAGCAGGGGCAATTTTAACCGGCATTGGTACGGTATTAGCCGATGATCCATCGTTAAATGTGCGTTTAACCGCGCAAGAGTTGGGCATTGATGGCGAAGTACGCCAACCGGTGCGTGTGGTGCTGGACTCTGCTTTGCGCTTTCCATTGACGGCACAAATGTTGCGTTTACCTGGTCAAATCCTGATTTACACCTGTAATAATGATGCGGCAAAAATCGCGCAGTTGGCTCAGTTTGGTGTGAAAGTGCGCTGTTTTAACGGCGATAAATTAGCGTTAACGCAGGTGATGGCAGCGTTGGTTGAGGATGGCATTACCGAAGTGCATGTGGAAGCGGGTGCGACGTTGACAGGGGCGTTAGTTGCGCAAGGGTTTGCCGATGAGATGGTGATTTACCTTGCAGCGCATTTAATGGGTTCGCGTGCCCGTGCTTTGTTTGATTTGCCGCATCTGGCTCACATGCATGAACGCATTAAGTTGGAAATTCGTGATATTCGCGCCGTTGGGCAGGATTGGCGTATTATTGCAAGAACATCACCATGTCAGTCGTAA
- the nrdR gene encoding transcriptional regulator NrdR, translating into MRCPFCGTDDTRVVDSRLANDGDQVRRRRRCVACDERFTTYEVAELTMPRVIKSNAAREPFNDEKLRAGIMRALEKRPVSIEGIEAALNRIRKRILISGEREVASSTVGELVMDELRQLDEVAYIRFASVYRRFDAIEEFRSMIDHLESTPSSEQRHRQIDLLPRPPKV; encoded by the coding sequence ATGCGTTGCCCTTTTTGCGGAACGGATGATACGCGGGTAGTTGACTCGCGCTTGGCGAATGACGGCGATCAAGTGCGCCGTCGTCGTCGCTGCGTGGCTTGTGATGAACGCTTTACCACTTATGAGGTGGCGGAACTCACCATGCCGCGTGTGATTAAATCCAATGCGGCGCGTGAGCCATTCAACGATGAAAAGTTACGTGCGGGCATTATGCGAGCACTCGAAAAACGCCCCGTTTCAATTGAGGGCATTGAAGCCGCGCTCAACCGTATCCGCAAACGTATTTTGATCAGTGGGGAACGTGAAGTTGCGTCCTCCACGGTCGGCGAATTGGTGATGGATGAATTGCGCCAATTGGACGAAGTGGCGTATATCCGTTTTGCTTCTGTGTACCGCCGCTTTGATGCGATTGAAGAATTCCGCAGCATGATTGATCATCTGGAAAGTACCCCTTCTAGCGAACAGCGTCACCGCCAGATTGACTTATTACCGCGCCCACCCAAGGTATGA
- the glyA gene encoding serine hydroxymethyltransferase — MFSSQMTIAGYDDELWTAMQSEVRRQEEHIELIASENYASPRVMEAQGSVLTNKYAEGYPAKRYYGGCEYVDKAEQLAIDRVKQLFGADYANVQPHSGSQANAAVYMALLNPGDTVLGMSLAHGGHLTHGAKVNFSGKIYNAVQYGITDDGYIDYAEVERLAVEHQPKMIVAGFSAYSRVIDWSKFREIADKVGAYLMVDMAHVAGLVAAGVYPSPVQIADVTTSTTHKTLRGPRGGIILAKSNPELEKKFNSLVFPGIQGGPLMHVIAAKAVAFKEALEPEFTVYQQQVAKNAKVMAETLISRGYKIVSGGTDNHLMLVDLIAKGITGKAADAALGAANITVNKNSVPNDPQSPFVTSGIRVGTPAITTRGFKEAETAQLANWMADVLDNVEDTATIERVKAEVLAICARFPVYPSSNFGDHPA; from the coding sequence ATGTTTTCCAGCCAAATGACCATCGCAGGGTATGATGATGAACTGTGGACTGCCATGCAGTCTGAGGTGCGTCGTCAAGAAGAGCACATTGAACTGATCGCATCCGAAAACTACGCCAGCCCGCGAGTTATGGAAGCGCAAGGTTCTGTTTTGACTAATAAATATGCGGAAGGCTACCCTGCCAAGCGTTACTACGGTGGTTGTGAATACGTCGATAAGGCGGAACAACTGGCGATTGACCGTGTAAAACAATTGTTTGGCGCGGATTATGCCAACGTGCAACCGCATTCCGGCTCGCAAGCCAATGCTGCGGTGTACATGGCATTGTTAAACCCCGGTGATACCGTGTTGGGTATGAGCCTTGCTCACGGCGGGCATTTGACCCACGGTGCGAAGGTTAACTTCTCCGGTAAAATTTATAATGCGGTGCAATACGGCATTACCGATGACGGCTACATTGATTACGCTGAAGTTGAGCGTCTGGCGGTAGAACACCAGCCAAAAATGATCGTGGCTGGCTTTTCCGCTTATTCGCGGGTGATTGATTGGAGTAAATTCCGTGAAATCGCTGATAAAGTAGGCGCGTATTTAATGGTCGACATGGCACACGTTGCTGGTTTGGTTGCCGCCGGGGTTTACCCAAGCCCGGTACAAATTGCTGACGTAACCACTTCCACCACGCATAAAACCTTGCGCGGGCCACGCGGCGGCATCATTTTGGCGAAGTCTAACCCGGAGCTGGAAAAGAAATTCAACTCACTGGTATTCCCCGGTATTCAGGGCGGCCCGTTGATGCACGTCATTGCGGCAAAAGCGGTAGCGTTTAAAGAAGCTCTTGAACCCGAATTTACGGTTTACCAGCAGCAAGTCGCTAAAAATGCCAAAGTCATGGCGGAAACCCTGATTTCACGCGGTTACAAAATCGTTTCCGGCGGTACGGATAACCACCTGATGTTGGTTGACCTGATTGCGAAAGGTATTACCGGTAAAGCGGCGGATGCGGCGTTGGGCGCGGCAAACATTACCGTGAACAAAAACTCAGTGCCGAATGACCCGCAATCACCGTTTGTCACCAGCGGGATTCGTGTGGGTACGCCAGCTATTACCACCCGTGGTTTCAAAGAAGCGGAAACCGCGCAGTTGGCTAACTGGATGGCTGACGTGCTGGACAATGTGGAAGACACCGCGACGATTGAACGGGTAAAAGCGGAAGTGCTGGCGATTTGCGCACGATTCCCGGTATACCCGTCCAGTAATTTCGGCGATCACCCGGCGTAA
- a CDS encoding META domain-containing protein has protein sequence MSIKPVVSGSFMQTRRQLLLLPLVLLASRVVAEPAALPAGMCPLNSGGPSLLGTSWRLTTIYGNAVPPEVAITMTVGDITLMGSAGCNEYIAYFKRVGHSGFMMERVQRGSNGCTVIRTEDGGPTVNVGDWEGNFIRTLQRAGSVEQKEDGLHFYNRSGEPSVIFVKSDAAPETTGVTEEPTPFEAEQPTES, from the coding sequence ATGAGTATTAAACCTGTAGTGTCCGGGTCATTCATGCAGACCCGTCGCCAATTATTATTGTTGCCTTTGGTTTTGCTGGCTTCGCGCGTGGTTGCGGAACCGGCGGCATTGCCTGCGGGTATGTGTCCGTTGAACAGCGGTGGCCCTTCGTTACTGGGGACTAGCTGGCGTTTGACTACAATTTACGGTAACGCTGTTCCTCCTGAAGTCGCCATTACGATGACGGTGGGAGATATTACTTTAATGGGTTCCGCTGGTTGCAATGAGTATATCGCGTACTTCAAACGTGTTGGTCATTCCGGTTTTATGATGGAAAGGGTTCAACGCGGCAGCAACGGCTGTACGGTAATACGTACTGAAGATGGCGGTCCCACTGTCAATGTCGGTGATTGGGAAGGTAATTTCATTCGTACCTTGCAACGCGCTGGCAGTGTTGAACAGAAAGAGGATGGATTGCACTTTTACAATCGTAGCGGTGAGCCTTCGGTGATCTTTGTGAAAAGTGATGCTGCCCCTGAAACGACTGGCGTAACGGAAGAGCCAACACCATTTGAGGCTGAGCAACCGACCGAGAGTTGA
- the ampD gene encoding 1,6-anhydro-N-acetylmuramyl-L-alanine amidase AmpD: protein MNIDPQTGLLDIARQCPSPNHDERPQDCVADLIVLHNISLPPYEFGGGWIDQLFTNQLDPSAHPFFAEICHLRVASHLLITREGEIVQYVPFHRRAFHAGVSCYQGRERCNDFSIGIELEGTDFTAFTDIQYQQLEALLPVLVAAYPTLSLQHITGHEHIAPGRKTDPGPFFDWQRLGDALGFYLPNV from the coding sequence ATGAACATTGATCCGCAAACCGGGTTATTGGATATTGCGCGTCAATGCCCTTCGCCGAATCATGATGAACGTCCACAAGATTGTGTGGCGGATTTAATCGTATTGCACAATATCAGTTTGCCGCCTTATGAATTCGGGGGAGGCTGGATTGATCAGCTTTTCACCAATCAGCTTGACCCCAGTGCGCATCCGTTTTTTGCGGAAATCTGTCATTTGCGGGTGGCGAGTCATTTGTTGATTACCCGTGAGGGCGAGATTGTGCAATACGTGCCGTTCCATCGGCGGGCGTTTCATGCGGGGGTGTCGTGTTATCAGGGCAGGGAACGCTGCAATGATTTTTCCATTGGGATTGAGCTTGAGGGTACGGATTTTACCGCGTTTACTGACATTCAATACCAGCAGCTTGAAGCTTTGTTGCCTGTGTTGGTAGCGGCGTATCCGACGTTGAGTTTGCAACACATTACCGGGCATGAACACATTGCACCGGGTCGCAAAACCGATCCGGGGCCGTTTTTTGATTGGCAGCGATTGGGTGATGCGTTAGGGTTTTATTTGCCCAATGTGTAA
- a CDS encoding thioredoxin family protein, producing MTKLASLTDLNFHHVLTATPGTALVFFTAPNCGACRSLKLALGKYLHSYPATLSVFEVDAVHNSALVNALEVFHLPALFLYVAGHYHCELHSEPLPAHLHRAIQTALSLPAQEEP from the coding sequence ATGACGAAACTCGCAAGCCTTACCGATCTCAATTTCCATCACGTGCTGACGGCAACGCCGGGCACTGCGTTGGTGTTTTTTACCGCGCCGAACTGTGGCGCATGTCGCAGTCTCAAGCTGGCTTTGGGGAAATACCTGCACAGTTACCCCGCTACATTGTCGGTGTTTGAGGTGGATGCAGTGCATAACAGCGCGTTGGTGAATGCGTTGGAAGTGTTTCATTTGCCAGCGTTGTTTTTATACGTGGCGGGGCATTATCACTGCGAATTGCACAGCGAGCCATTGCCCGCGCACTTGCATCGGGCGATTCAAACGGCTTTAAGTTTGCCAGCACAGGAGGAGCCATGA
- a CDS encoding AAA family ATPase — MLDSLHIKNFRCFEDLTIPSLGRVNLIVGKNNSGKSTLLEAVYTYAKKGNIQTLLDILSDRDETAYFSNNSERRDTFQDLQNIFTGRKFSQIDEENKNVIYIGNKDQSLKVEVAYLRYIEETKHNTKGLLNFSPAEKKFINHSEEILIHSPIFEALAIFPDELEDILLYEATNFESQASLKRNSKEYSCSFVATQLFQVNDLAELWDDILLNSMDIEARNFLSIIDSRFSNLFFIKKPGFGHQRIAVVKYSNEKKAIPLKSFGEGMSRLLQIFLHSFKARGGYLMIDEFENGLHYSIQEEVWEKLFKLAKELDIQVFVTTHSQDTIKAFSKIALQSEEEGRLISLGRNEREIDKGKITAITYNEDDIKLIAETGMEVR; from the coding sequence ATGCTCGACAGCCTGCACATCAAAAATTTCCGCTGCTTTGAAGACCTCACCATCCCCTCGCTGGGGCGGGTAAATCTGATCGTGGGGAAGAATAATAGCGGGAAGAGTACGTTGCTGGAGGCTGTGTACACGTATGCAAAAAAAGGCAATATACAAACACTGTTAGATATTCTCTCAGATAGAGATGAAACTGCTTATTTTTCAAACAACTCCGAAAGAAGAGACACATTTCAAGATCTTCAAAATATTTTCACTGGTCGCAAATTTTCACAAATTGATGAGGAAAATAAAAATGTCATATATATAGGTAATAAAGATCAATCACTAAAAGTCGAAGTTGCTTATCTTCGCTACATCGAAGAAACTAAACATAACACTAAAGGATTACTCAACTTCTCACCCGCAGAGAAAAAATTCATTAACCACAGCGAAGAAATATTGATTCACTCCCCAATATTTGAAGCTTTAGCTATTTTTCCAGATGAATTAGAGGATATACTATTATATGAAGCAACTAATTTTGAATCGCAAGCATCGCTAAAAAGAAACTCAAAAGAATATTCATGCAGTTTTGTTGCAACACAACTTTTCCAAGTAAATGACTTAGCTGAACTTTGGGATGATATACTGTTAAACTCCATGGATATAGAAGCTAGAAATTTCTTATCTATAATTGATAGTCGCTTCAGTAATTTGTTTTTTATTAAAAAACCAGGCTTTGGTCATCAAAGAATCGCAGTGGTCAAATACTCAAATGAAAAAAAAGCTATCCCACTCAAGAGCTTTGGGGAAGGCATGAGCCGTCTCCTACAAATATTTCTGCACTCTTTCAAAGCTCGTGGTGGATACTTGATGATCGACGAGTTCGAGAATGGCTTGCACTACTCAATTCAGGAAGAAGTTTGGGAGAAGTTGTTCAAATTGGCGAAAGAGCTTGATATTCAGGTGTTTGTAACGACTCACAGCCAAGATACGATTAAGGCATTCAGCAAAATTGCTCTTCAGTCTGAAGAGGAAGGACGTTTAATCTCGTTGGGACGTAACGAGCGCGAGATTGATAAAGGTAAAATCACTGCCATAACGTACAACGAAGATGACATAAAACTGATTGCTGAGACAGGGATGGAAGTACGCTGA
- a CDS encoding DUF3226 domain-containing protein has translation MQAKNILLVEGASDQKFFKQLLAGLSSQVDIEPKIPRDVDARIFRNGLQPLYLQLKLQVDLLIRGQISRLGVIVDADHSTQELNGFNNRRNQLTSILHGKGFTITDTPNQENNGEIFSHPSGAEIGIWIMPNHFSDGMIEDLFISVTKKNQSDLLNHAKTTIGNLGKLKAFADHHDSKAHLSTWLAWQKEPGISPSYAYHQGLFEKDHPNFIALITWLNKVFNSAS, from the coding sequence ATGCAAGCAAAAAACATCCTGTTAGTCGAAGGGGCTAGCGATCAGAAGTTTTTCAAGCAATTACTGGCAGGTCTTTCTAGTCAGGTTGACATCGAACCTAAAATACCCCGTGATGTTGATGCCCGAATTTTCAGGAATGGACTCCAACCGCTATACCTACAACTCAAGCTGCAAGTTGACTTACTGATTCGCGGACAAATTTCAAGATTAGGTGTCATTGTTGATGCCGATCACTCGACTCAAGAACTGAATGGATTTAACAATCGCCGAAATCAGCTTACGTCAATTTTACATGGCAAGGGATTTACTATCACCGACACACCCAACCAAGAAAATAATGGCGAGATATTCTCACATCCCTCAGGTGCAGAAATTGGTATTTGGATCATGCCGAATCACTTTTCTGATGGGATGATAGAAGACTTATTCATCAGTGTCACCAAAAAAAATCAGAGCGACTTACTAAATCACGCCAAAACTACAATTGGCAATCTTGGTAAACTCAAAGCATTTGCTGACCACCACGATTCAAAAGCTCACTTATCCACATGGCTCGCATGGCAAAAAGAACCCGGCATATCCCCCTCATATGCTTATCACCAAGGATTATTTGAGAAGGATCACCCCAATTTCATTGCCCTTATTACTTGGCTAAACAAAGTATTTAATTCAGCCTCATGA